A part of Chloroflexota bacterium genomic DNA contains:
- a CDS encoding F0F1 ATP synthase subunit gamma: MESINDIQLRLQGLEDIKHLLRSVRAMSAIRWRRAKQHLAFAQSYAKNIDSQLATVLARLGSELPAGLSAHTKGRNERVNVGLISLTSDRGLCGNFNTGLIAKAIHVTEILDRKNKDVKIISLGGYGERLFKNAGYEIFHSEKITSSQAVSFINIRKAITHIQAFYEAGAIDELNILYNKFNYFGSYTPQSIQILPPKISELDANLAPSAEDLIIESNPDELKEFLLWEHLAAQLYMAFIESTVSEHSARLQTMDSAISNIDERVGELEIQFHTIRQEKITQGVLEVQSNMRKRKQKEF, from the coding sequence ATGGAATCGATTAATGATATCCAACTGCGCCTGCAAGGCTTAGAGGATATCAAACACCTTCTGAGGTCGGTCCGCGCTATGTCAGCCATTCGCTGGCGGCGCGCCAAGCAGCACCTCGCCTTTGCGCAATCTTATGCGAAGAATATCGACTCCCAATTGGCAACAGTTCTGGCGCGGCTAGGATCGGAACTTCCCGCTGGGCTTTCCGCCCACACCAAGGGACGAAATGAACGCGTGAATGTCGGCCTGATCTCCCTCACTTCCGACCGAGGTCTTTGCGGCAACTTCAACACCGGTCTGATCGCCAAAGCCATCCATGTGACCGAAATCCTCGACCGCAAAAATAAAGATGTCAAAATCATCTCTCTGGGTGGCTATGGTGAACGTCTTTTCAAGAATGCCGGATATGAAATCTTCCATTCTGAAAAGATCACCAGCTCCCAAGCCGTCTCATTCATCAACATCCGCAAAGCCATCACGCACATCCAGGCTTTTTATGAGGCTGGAGCGATTGACGAATTGAACATCCTTTATAACAAGTTCAATTACTTCGGCTCCTACACCCCACAGTCCATCCAGATCCTCCCTCCCAAGATTTCTGAACTGGATGCTAACCTTGCTCCCTCTGCCGAAGACCTGATCATCGAAAGCAATCCCGATGAACTGAAAGAATTCCTGCTTTGGGAACACCTGGCAGCCCAGCTCTACATGGCTTTCATCGAATCCACCGTCAGTGAGCATAGTGCCCGTCTGCAAACGATGGACTCGGCCATTAGCAATATTGATGAGCGGGTTGGTGAGTTGGAAATCCAATTCCACACCATCCGTCAGGAGAAGATCACTCAGGGTGTGCTGGAAGTCCAGTCAAATATGCGGAAACGCAAACAAAAAGAGTTTTAG
- a CDS encoding DUF1622 domain-containing protein — translation MQYILPVALIAGLVALLTIVSDQPAGELQPLIPQEIWLTQVVGYLIIFTEAAAAYVIGSGVIRAVITYTKHLFDATNRQINSTEKVRLRLGHMLNLGLEFAMGSDILRLAVSPTTADVVILFAIVLLRILLNYFLEREIRSSAEFCGPGDFTPPT, via the coding sequence ATGCAATACATCCTCCCCGTAGCGCTGATTGCCGGGCTGGTGGCATTGCTGACCATCGTATCAGATCAACCTGCCGGCGAACTCCAGCCACTCATCCCACAGGAAATCTGGCTAACTCAGGTTGTGGGCTATCTGATCATCTTCACGGAAGCGGCTGCAGCCTATGTGATTGGTTCAGGTGTCATCCGCGCCGTCATCACCTATACAAAACACCTCTTTGATGCCACTAACCGGCAGATCAACTCGACAGAGAAAGTCCGTCTGCGCCTGGGGCACATGCTCAACCTGGGCCTTGAATTTGCGATGGGCAGCGATATCCTCCGGTTGGCCGTCTCCCCCACCACTGCGGATGTAGTTATCCTTTTCGCCATCGTCCTGCTGCGAATTCTGCTCAACTACTTCCTCGAACGTGAAATCCGGTCATCAGCAGAATTCTGCGGACCGGGCGACTTTACCCCGCCAACATAA
- a CDS encoding F0F1 ATP synthase subunit beta: MTAPSNTQEHTGSIVRLIGPVIDVRFDDRKLPRLLTALTIPMDDRVITVEVLEHLDERTVRGVAMESAEGLRRKMVVYDTGGQIKVPVGEKTLGRAFNVLGETIDGGEPIPANVERIGIHQSPPPYVDQRPTSDLFITGLKVLDLLAPFVRGGKVGLLGGAGVGKTLLIMEMIRHTSAEHQGVSVFAGVGERTREGNDLYLQMENSDVLKDAILVFGEMNEPPGARFRVAFTALTMAEYYRDKKHQDVLLFIDNVFRYIQAGGEVSALLGRMTSAVGYQPTLSTEVGELEERIVSTQNGAITSIQAIYVPADDLTDPAPAATFSHLDATVVLSRQLSSQGLYPAVDPLESGSRLLTPRVVGDQHYKIATRVRETLARYKELRDVIAILGMEELAEEDRLLVQRARKIQRFLTQPFFVAEQFTGRKGAFVPLKETLRGFEMILNGDLDNVPERFFYMTGTIDQVIDNFNKAKQENKQKTQAAKASTDEAKEAKPAETEKAEKPEAQK, translated from the coding sequence ATGACAGCACCATCCAATACGCAAGAACACACCGGTTCCATCGTAAGATTGATTGGGCCGGTGATTGATGTTCGATTTGATGACCGAAAACTCCCCCGACTGCTGACAGCCTTAACCATCCCTATGGATGACCGGGTGATTACCGTTGAAGTCCTGGAACATCTCGACGAGAGAACCGTCCGGGGCGTGGCAATGGAATCCGCGGAAGGCCTGCGCCGTAAAATGGTCGTTTATGACACCGGTGGACAGATCAAAGTCCCTGTTGGCGAGAAAACCCTGGGCCGTGCCTTCAACGTCCTCGGTGAAACAATAGATGGCGGGGAACCGATTCCCGCCAATGTTGAACGCATTGGCATCCATCAATCGCCACCGCCCTACGTTGATCAGCGACCAACCTCGGACCTCTTCATTACCGGTCTGAAGGTTCTGGACCTGCTGGCCCCCTTCGTCCGCGGCGGTAAAGTTGGGCTGCTTGGCGGCGCCGGCGTCGGCAAGACCCTGCTGATCATGGAAATGATCCGCCACACCTCCGCTGAACATCAAGGTGTCTCCGTTTTTGCAGGTGTCGGTGAGCGTACCCGGGAGGGTAACGACCTATACCTGCAGATGGAAAACAGCGACGTTCTCAAAGATGCCATCCTCGTATTCGGTGAAATGAATGAGCCGCCAGGGGCGCGCTTCCGCGTCGCCTTCACGGCGCTCACGATGGCCGAATATTACCGTGACAAGAAACACCAGGACGTGCTGCTCTTCATTGACAACGTCTTCCGCTACATTCAGGCAGGCGGCGAAGTCTCGGCCCTTTTAGGTCGGATGACCAGCGCCGTTGGTTATCAGCCCACCTTATCCACTGAAGTTGGTGAATTGGAAGAGCGGATCGTATCCACCCAAAACGGCGCAATCACGTCCATCCAGGCCATTTATGTGCCTGCGGATGACCTGACAGACCCCGCCCCGGCTGCGACCTTCTCGCACCTTGATGCCACAGTTGTGCTCTCACGTCAGCTTTCCAGCCAGGGTCTCTACCCAGCCGTTGACCCTCTTGAATCCGGATCCCGTCTGCTCACGCCCCGTGTTGTGGGCGACCAACATTACAAAATCGCCACTCGAGTCCGTGAAACTCTGGCTCGCTATAAGGAATTGCGCGATGTGATCGCCATCCTGGGTATGGAAGAGCTGGCGGAAGAAGACCGCCTCCTGGTCCAGCGCGCCCGCAAGATTCAGCGTTTCCTGACCCAACCCTTCTTCGTGGCTGAACAATTCACCGGTCGGAAAGGCGCCTTTGTCCCGCTAAAGGAGACCCTGCGCGGGTTTGAAATGATCCTCAATGGTGACCTGGATAACGTTCCAGAACGGTTCTTCTATATGACCGGCACGATTGACCAGGTGATTGATAACTTCAACAAGGCCAAACAGGAAAACAAACAAAAAACGCAAGCCGCAAAAGCTTCCACTGATGAGGCTAAGGAAGCAAAACCCGCGGAAACTGAAAAAGCTGAAAAACCCGAGGCGCAGAAATGA
- a CDS encoding AtpZ/AtpI family protein: MPIKKEDFQEEDIPETVQNPQSPKIWRKGDGQNGLTLLAQVTTISWNLALPPIGGAILGHYIDGKTDGGITWTLSLLILGVMVAFSNLYSLYIEHGRQIKTNQDQSSDSDKENHENE; the protein is encoded by the coding sequence ATGCCCATCAAAAAGGAAGATTTTCAGGAAGAAGATATCCCGGAAACCGTTCAAAATCCGCAATCTCCTAAGATTTGGCGAAAAGGCGATGGCCAGAACGGCCTAACCTTGCTGGCACAGGTGACAACCATCTCTTGGAACCTGGCCCTGCCCCCGATTGGCGGCGCGATCCTGGGGCACTATATTGATGGAAAAACCGATGGCGGCATCACATGGACACTCAGCTTGCTGATCCTCGGCGTGATGGTTGCCTTTAGCAACCTGTATAGCCTCTATATTGAACATGGTCGTCAGATAAAGACCAATCAAGACCAAAGCAGTGATTCTGACAAGGAGAACCATGAAAACGAATGA
- a CDS encoding F0F1 ATP synthase subunit alpha, which yields MKKTEKTNAGQSQPETPEEPVLSTAEVREHIDTVIKEQEKQLEDLQNGFNLKTDHSLNALQKIVSGYGYKLLTENVGTVKQIGDGVALVSGLEDVLENELLVFPDGTFGLAMDLHEYYVGVVILGSGDGIQAGDVVYETGRVVDVPVGKELLGRVVNPLGQPIDGKGAIEVDHYRPVEFPATGFIDRTPIDTPLQTGIKAIDSIIPLGKGQRELIIGDRQTGKSAIAVDAVLNQKGQGVYCIYVCIGQKMSTVAQIVQTFYEYGAMDYTTVISASAEDSPSMIYLAPYAGCAMAEEFMLNRQHALVVYDDLSKHAIAYRQLSLLLQRPAGREAYPGDIFYLHSRLLERSANLSRECGGGSMTALPIVETQAGNISAYIPTNLISITDGQIYLSSKLFDEGIQPAIDIGLSVSRVGGSAQNDAMRAVSKDLALDVAQYLELRVFARFGTELDMETRQQLDRGEKIRTVLTQPQYDPLPVAHQIAIIYAATQGYLDEIPLKQVQEFEKLFIRFLKQAHAGLLAEFSSGHWDEQLEKELRDIIQAYIKKLYDTGFLQEPEELDI from the coding sequence ATGAAAAAGACAGAAAAAACAAACGCAGGTCAATCGCAGCCTGAAACTCCGGAAGAGCCTGTACTGAGTACAGCGGAAGTCCGGGAGCACATCGATACGGTCATTAAAGAACAAGAGAAACAGCTCGAGGACCTGCAAAACGGATTTAATCTAAAAACCGACCATTCTCTGAACGCGCTTCAAAAAATCGTGTCTGGTTATGGCTATAAACTGCTGACTGAAAATGTCGGCACTGTCAAACAGATCGGTGATGGTGTTGCGTTGGTCTCCGGCCTTGAGGACGTTTTGGAAAACGAACTTCTCGTTTTCCCGGATGGCACCTTTGGCCTGGCGATGGACCTCCATGAGTATTATGTCGGTGTTGTCATCTTGGGCTCCGGTGATGGCATCCAGGCTGGTGATGTGGTTTATGAAACCGGCCGTGTTGTGGATGTCCCGGTTGGCAAGGAACTCCTCGGTCGCGTGGTGAACCCCCTGGGTCAGCCAATTGATGGTAAAGGCGCCATTGAAGTGGACCACTACCGCCCGGTTGAGTTCCCGGCCACAGGTTTTATTGACCGGACCCCCATTGACACCCCCCTCCAAACCGGCATCAAAGCGATCGACTCGATCATTCCATTGGGTAAAGGCCAGCGTGAATTGATCATTGGCGACCGCCAGACCGGTAAGTCAGCCATTGCCGTTGACGCTGTTCTGAACCAAAAAGGTCAGGGCGTTTACTGTATCTATGTCTGCATCGGTCAAAAGATGTCCACCGTGGCTCAGATTGTGCAAACATTCTACGAATATGGTGCAATGGATTACACCACCGTGATCTCGGCCAGCGCTGAAGACTCCCCATCCATGATCTACTTAGCGCCCTATGCAGGATGCGCCATGGCAGAAGAATTCATGTTGAACAGACAGCATGCCCTGGTCGTCTATGACGATCTCTCCAAGCATGCTATCGCCTACCGCCAGCTCTCACTGCTCCTGCAGCGTCCTGCCGGCCGTGAGGCCTACCCCGGCGACATCTTCTACCTGCACTCCCGCCTTCTGGAGCGTTCCGCCAACCTTTCCCGTGAATGCGGCGGCGGCAGTATGACCGCCCTGCCAATTGTTGAGACTCAGGCTGGTAACATCTCAGCTTACATTCCCACCAACCTGATCTCCATCACGGATGGTCAGATCTACCTGAGCTCCAAGTTGTTTGATGAGGGTATCCAACCCGCCATCGACATCGGTCTTTCGGTGTCCCGTGTGGGTGGTTCCGCTCAGAACGATGCCATGCGGGCTGTCTCAAAAGACCTGGCTCTGGACGTGGCCCAGTATTTGGAACTGCGGGTATTCGCCCGCTTCGGGACTGAACTGGACATGGAAACCCGGCAGCAGCTGGACCGCGGTGAGAAAATCCGCACCGTGCTGACCCAGCCGCAATACGATCCGCTGCCCGTGGCCCACCAGATCGCCATCATTTATGCGGCGACCCAGGGATATCTCGATGAGATTCCCTTGAAACAGGTTCAGGAATTTGAGAAACTATTTATCCGCTTTCTCAAGCAGGCCCATGCCGGCTTGTTGGCAGAGTTCTCTTCCGGACATTGGGATGAACAGTTGGAAAAAGAACTTAGAGACATCATTCAGGCTTACATCAAGAAACTTTACGATACTGGTTTCCTGCAAGAGCCTGAGGAGTTGGACATCTAA
- a CDS encoding HD domain-containing protein, producing MTINSPLQQTLDFISYIDQLKNVIRRNALWDGSRPENTAEHSWHAALSAQLLAPYADQPIDVDRVTRMLLIHDLIEIEAGDTFVYDAEGLENQEAAELKAAQIVFGSLPEEQGKPLRALWDEFEERSTPDAKFAKAIDRFMPLYSNYCNGGYSWLAHDVTKEQVVNICIIIQDGSSILWEMAEEMLAESVKKGWLKP from the coding sequence ATGACCATCAATAGTCCACTCCAACAAACCCTTGACTTTATCAGTTATATTGACCAATTGAAAAATGTGATCCGCCGGAATGCACTTTGGGATGGCTCCCGGCCGGAAAACACCGCTGAGCACTCCTGGCATGCCGCCCTCAGCGCGCAGTTGCTAGCGCCTTATGCTGACCAACCCATTGATGTGGATCGTGTTACTCGGATGCTGCTGATCCATGACCTGATTGAAATTGAGGCCGGGGATACCTTCGTTTATGATGCAGAAGGGCTGGAAAATCAGGAGGCAGCCGAACTGAAAGCCGCCCAAATCGTATTTGGAAGCCTGCCAGAGGAACAGGGAAAGCCTCTGCGGGCTCTTTGGGACGAATTCGAGGAACGGTCCACCCCGGATGCGAAATTCGCTAAAGCTATTGACCGTTTCATGCCCCTTTACAGCAATTACTGCAATGGCGGCTATTCCTGGCTCGCCCATGACGTCACCAAAGAACAGGTCGTCAATATCTGCATCATCATCCAGGATGGCTCAAGCATATTATGGGAAATGGCTGAGGAGATGCTGGCAGAAAGCGTTAAAAAAGGCTGGCTCAAGCCATAA
- a CDS encoding DEAD/DEAH box helicase family protein — protein sequence MSSIVAVDIETTGLNAQDDSIIEIGAVKFNGRRVEDTWTTLVNPRRPIPGFITQLTGISNNMVRQAPILTEVIGDLIGFAGNAPILGHNVTFDLTFLRQAGALRDNIALDTYELAAVLMPTASRYNLSALAQQLGVLLPATHRALDDAKATHGVYIELLEKAHQIPLELLAELVRMGEPLDWQANWTLQQVLRQRAKEPVQAKKGRGGTQGPLFEKPVSNDSQRVGSEVGESQLDIEEIAATLAPGGAFAKHSPEFEYRPQQVDMLRNVAKALSNSQHLLVEAGTGTGKSLAYLVPAAYWAIQNNTRVVISTNTINLQDQLINKDIPDLKAALNLPLRAAVLKGRSNYLCPRRLAAMRHRKPENAHEMRVLGKVLVWLLNSRTGDRTEINLNGPIERAVWSRLSAEDEGCRLEVCLKRTGGRCPFYRAKMAAEDAHILIVNHALLLADTATGNRVLPAYDYLIVDEAHHLESATTSAMSFKVRAIDITRLIRELGGPKTGLLGRFLDLCEGLLQPSQMAALTQLVQKASDLSFRLDSQMGQYYQALDAYLEEQREGRPLGTYPQQERIIPSTRTLPIWVDVEIGWEQANETLKVLMGILRDLRTPMRELADQENEDAEDMWGSIGNMFTRLMEIQFNLHGLTTEPDSNMIYWAEIHPQYKEISLNAAPLHIGQMMEKYLWFQKQSVILTSATLTTNNDFDYLRHRLNAEDADDLVVGSPFDYETSAMVYIATDVPEPSNYNGHQRSVESAISTVAKASGGRMLALFTSYSQLQRTSDRISPILAQDDIMVYEQGEGASANMLLETFRESERAVLLGTRNFWEGVDVPGDALSVLVIVKLPFDVPSDPIVAARSETFEDPFYQYALPQAILRFRQGFGRLIRTQTDRGVVVVLDKRVLTKKYGKLFMESLPTCTFKQGVLADLPKLTERWLNL from the coding sequence ATGTCTTCTATAGTGGCTGTCGATATTGAAACAACGGGTTTGAATGCACAAGATGATTCGATCATAGAGATCGGGGCGGTCAAGTTCAACGGCCGTAGAGTGGAAGATACCTGGACGACCCTGGTGAATCCCAGACGGCCTATTCCAGGATTTATCACCCAATTGACTGGCATTTCGAATAATATGGTCCGGCAAGCGCCAATCCTCACAGAGGTGATTGGCGACTTGATCGGCTTTGCCGGAAATGCGCCCATCCTTGGGCATAATGTCACCTTTGACCTGACCTTTTTACGCCAGGCCGGTGCATTGCGGGATAACATTGCCCTTGACACGTATGAGCTGGCCGCGGTACTGATGCCGACCGCGAGCCGCTATAACCTTTCGGCACTTGCCCAACAACTGGGTGTGCTGCTGCCCGCCACCCACCGTGCCCTCGATGATGCGAAGGCAACGCATGGCGTCTATATTGAATTGCTCGAAAAGGCGCATCAGATCCCCCTGGAACTCCTGGCGGAACTGGTCCGGATGGGCGAGCCATTGGACTGGCAGGCCAACTGGACACTGCAGCAGGTGCTGCGACAACGGGCCAAAGAGCCTGTGCAAGCCAAGAAAGGGCGAGGTGGCACCCAGGGGCCGCTCTTTGAAAAGCCTGTGTCGAATGACAGCCAGCGGGTTGGATCAGAGGTGGGGGAAAGCCAACTGGATATTGAAGAGATCGCAGCGACCCTGGCCCCCGGTGGTGCGTTTGCCAAGCATTCCCCAGAATTTGAATATCGGCCGCAGCAGGTGGATATGCTGCGAAATGTCGCCAAAGCGCTCAGCAATTCCCAGCATTTATTGGTCGAAGCTGGGACGGGTACGGGTAAGTCTTTGGCCTATTTGGTCCCGGCTGCCTATTGGGCGATCCAGAATAATACCCGTGTTGTGATTTCCACCAACACGATTAACCTGCAGGATCAATTAATCAACAAGGACATCCCAGACCTGAAAGCGGCGCTGAATCTCCCCTTAAGGGCTGCTGTTTTGAAGGGGCGTTCCAATTATCTCTGCCCGCGTCGGCTGGCCGCTATGCGGCACCGCAAGCCGGAAAACGCCCATGAAATGCGGGTGTTGGGTAAGGTTTTGGTTTGGCTTTTGAATAGCCGCACCGGTGACCGAACCGAGATCAACCTGAATGGGCCAATCGAGCGCGCGGTTTGGTCACGCCTATCCGCAGAGGATGAAGGCTGCAGGTTAGAGGTCTGCCTCAAGCGCACCGGCGGACGCTGCCCGTTCTATCGGGCTAAGATGGCCGCAGAGGATGCACATATCCTGATTGTGAACCATGCGCTGCTGTTGGCAGATACGGCCACCGGCAACCGGGTTCTGCCTGCCTATGATTACTTGATCGTGGATGAGGCCCATCACCTTGAATCCGCCACAACCAGCGCCATGTCCTTCAAGGTGCGTGCAATTGATATCACCCGTCTGATCCGTGAATTGGGCGGCCCCAAGACGGGGCTTTTGGGACGGTTCCTGGACCTCTGCGAAGGACTATTACAGCCTTCCCAGATGGCTGCCCTGACCCAATTGGTACAAAAGGCCTCTGACCTCTCTTTCCGTCTGGACAGCCAAATGGGGCAATATTACCAGGCGCTGGATGCCTATCTGGAGGAGCAACGTGAGGGCCGTCCTTTGGGGACTTATCCTCAGCAGGAACGGATTATCCCCTCCACTCGGACCTTGCCGATATGGGTGGATGTGGAGATTGGCTGGGAGCAAGCCAATGAGACCCTCAAAGTGCTGATGGGAATCCTGCGTGACCTGAGAACGCCGATGAGGGAACTGGCCGATCAGGAAAATGAGGATGCGGAGGATATGTGGGGAAGCATCGGCAATATGTTCACCCGCCTGATGGAAATCCAATTCAATCTGCATGGCCTGACCACGGAACCGGATAGCAACATGATCTATTGGGCTGAGATTCATCCCCAATATAAAGAGATCAGCTTGAATGCAGCCCCCCTGCACATTGGCCAGATGATGGAGAAGTACCTCTGGTTCCAAAAGCAGAGTGTGATCCTGACCTCGGCTACCCTGACGACCAATAATGACTTTGACTATCTGCGGCATCGGCTGAATGCTGAGGATGCCGATGACCTTGTGGTGGGTTCGCCTTTTGATTATGAAACATCAGCAATGGTCTATATTGCGACGGATGTGCCAGAGCCATCTAACTATAACGGCCATCAGCGCTCAGTGGAATCGGCCATCTCCACCGTGGCGAAAGCTTCCGGAGGGCGGATGTTGGCGTTGTTCACATCCTATTCTCAGTTACAACGGACCTCGGACCGGATTTCGCCCATCCTGGCTCAGGATGACATCATGGTCTATGAGCAGGGTGAAGGCGCATCGGCTAATATGCTCCTGGAGACTTTCCGGGAATCGGAACGGGCTGTGCTCTTGGGTACTCGTAACTTCTGGGAGGGGGTGGATGTACCCGGAGATGCGCTTTCTGTGCTGGTGATCGTCAAACTGCCGTTTGATGTCCCCTCGGACCCCATCGTGGCGGCGCGCTCAGAGACCTTTGAAGACCCCTTCTATCAATATGCGCTGCCCCAGGCCATTTTACGGTTCAGGCAGGGCTTTGGCCGGCTGATCCGCACCCAAACAGACCGGGGCGTGGTGGTGGTGCTGGATAAACGGGTGCTCACCAAGAAATACGGCAAGCTGTTCATGGAATCACTTCCAACTTGCACTTTTAAGCAGGGCGTTTTGGCGGATCTGCCCAAGCTGACCGAACGGTGGTTGAATTTGTAA
- a CDS encoding F0F1 ATP synthase subunit epsilon codes for MTEPTLQLEVLTPDKNVVNTTAEAMRVLLPDGWWGILPGHAAMMAHIKSGMIYYQKDGVIRYIAIYQGSIEVQQRPHEPTRVRILTAAAEEGDDMETVQLTLSQQATKLATLAREADLEFNQIKFSLEKSLQGANITDGR; via the coding sequence ATGACTGAGCCAACCCTCCAACTGGAAGTCCTGACGCCGGATAAAAACGTCGTGAACACCACGGCGGAAGCGATGCGCGTCCTTCTTCCGGATGGCTGGTGGGGAATCCTGCCCGGACATGCGGCTATGATGGCTCATATCAAATCCGGCATGATCTACTATCAAAAAGATGGCGTGATCCGTTACATAGCGATCTACCAGGGCAGCATTGAGGTCCAACAAAGACCTCACGAACCCACCCGTGTCCGAATCCTGACCGCTGCAGCGGAAGAAGGCGATGACATGGAAACTGTTCAACTAACCCTGTCACAACAAGCAACCAAACTGGCCACCCTTGCCCGAGAAGCCGATTTGGAATTCAACCAGATCAAGTTCTCACTGGAGAAATCTCTGCAAGGCGCGAATATTACCGATGGACGATAA
- a CDS encoding F0F1 ATP synthase subunit delta, with the protein MLNINLSTILLQMANFFILVFILYRFLFTPLKKAMQKREEMVTKAMDDAANAKAEAEKVRQEYEQKSSNIDAEISARKNEARIVIEQTRQQMLNEVKNQTERFRHQTEDTLASLRTEAIQQHKQDIADLVAQFAREMMIGLMNPQLQKLYQEEFLDKVKGIDISKFVGTSSHNEEEYIKAIMAIEADQDFQDNLLALLKKQVSIPFNLTFETDEKLIAGGILRFENELIDGSLGGQINELKKQFQEDA; encoded by the coding sequence ATGCTTAATATAAATCTTAGTACGATCCTTTTACAAATGGCCAACTTTTTCATCTTGGTCTTCATCCTTTACCGGTTCCTTTTCACCCCGCTCAAGAAAGCTATGCAAAAACGGGAAGAAATGGTGACCAAAGCAATGGATGATGCCGCTAATGCCAAAGCAGAGGCAGAAAAAGTCCGCCAGGAATATGAACAAAAATCAAGTAATATCGACGCAGAAATCTCAGCCCGCAAGAATGAAGCCCGGATTGTGATCGAACAAACACGCCAGCAAATGCTGAACGAAGTAAAAAATCAGACTGAACGCTTCCGGCATCAAACCGAAGATACACTTGCTTCGCTTCGCACAGAAGCGATCCAACAGCATAAACAAGATATCGCTGATCTGGTAGCCCAATTTGCCAGAGAGATGATGATCGGTCTGATGAATCCTCAGCTCCAGAAGCTCTATCAGGAAGAATTCCTCGATAAAGTCAAAGGTATTGATATTTCAAAATTTGTCGGAACATCATCCCATAATGAGGAAGAATACATCAAAGCCATCATGGCGATTGAAGCGGATCAGGACTTTCAGGATAACCTTTTAGCGCTCCTGAAGAAACAGGTCTCCATCCCATTCAATCTGACGTTTGAAACCGATGAAAAACTCATCGCTGGCGGCATACTTCGCTTCGAAAACGAATTGATTGATGGCAGCTTGGGCGGCCAGATCAATGAACTTAAGAAACAATTTCAGGAAGATGCATGA
- the atpB gene encoding F0F1 ATP synthase subunit A, with product MEEISPEVVFTLGPLQVTSTVINTWIMVGLLSIAAFFVGKSFKVRPGLFQNAIEWLVESIKGLISKNIESNKLEQFFPLVFTIAIFIGCANLLGLIPGLQSPTPDINTPIAMALIVFISVPYFGIRNRGLGGYMKHYVEPFALMLPLEVASELSRTFSLTFRLFGNIMGEEIIIAILFIIAPFILPVPMMLFSIFTGLLQAYIFTLLATVYIAGAVNAQEF from the coding sequence GTGGAAGAAATTTCACCTGAGGTCGTCTTCACCCTTGGTCCCTTACAGGTCACCTCGACGGTTATCAATACCTGGATCATGGTGGGGCTGCTGAGTATTGCCGCCTTTTTCGTTGGGAAATCCTTCAAAGTCCGGCCAGGTCTCTTTCAAAATGCTATCGAATGGCTTGTGGAAAGCATCAAAGGGCTGATCTCGAAGAACATTGAGAGCAACAAGCTAGAACAGTTCTTCCCGCTGGTCTTCACCATCGCCATCTTTATCGGCTGCGCCAACTTACTGGGTTTGATTCCAGGTCTGCAATCCCCCACGCCGGATATCAACACTCCAATTGCCATGGCCTTAATCGTCTTCATCAGTGTGCCCTATTTCGGCATCCGCAACCGTGGCCTGGGCGGTTATATGAAACACTATGTTGAGCCGTTCGCGCTGATGCTGCCCCTCGAAGTTGCTTCGGAACTATCACGGACTTTCTCGTTGACATTCCGTCTCTTCGGCAACATTATGGGCGAAGAAATCATCATTGCAATTCTATTTATTATTGCACCATTTATTCTGCCGGTTCCCATGATGCTCTTCAGCATCTTCACCGGCCTTTTGCAGGCGTATATTTTTACCCTGCTTGCTACAGTCTATATCGCTGGGGCAGTTAATGCCCAAGAATTTTAA
- a CDS encoding ATP F0F1 synthase subunit C (produces ATP from ADP in the presence of a proton gradient across the membrane; subunit C is part of the membrane proton channel F0), with protein MDWSTLPWDKIYIIVTVIVSGTGIMFGVAAPAIGQAIVAYGGLKALSRQPEAGDRINSMVLLSLAMLESLAIYVLAVILILVFANPMRSFILGA; from the coding sequence ATGGATTGGTCTACATTACCTTGGGATAAGATTTACATTATCGTTACAGTGATTGTCTCGGGGACCGGCATCATGTTTGGTGTTGCCGCACCAGCCATTGGGCAGGCCATCGTGGCTTATGGCGGTTTGAAGGCCCTCAGCCGTCAACCGGAAGCGGGCGACCGGATCAACAGTATGGTTTTGCTGTCCCTGGCTATGCTCGAATCATTAGCCATTTACGTCTTGGCCGTTATCCTGATCCTGGTATTCGCAAACCCAATGCGGTCCTTCATCCTCGGTGCATAA